ATTAATGCGGCCCTGAAAGAAGATGTTGGCGATGGCGATCATACCTCATTGTCTACCATTCCGGCTAATGCCGAAGGTAAAGCAAGATTAATTGTAAAGGATGAAGGAATACTGGCGGGTGTGGACCTGGCTAGGCATATCTTTAAAGCAGTTGATCCTGAGCTAGAAATGGAGGTTTTTATGGCTGATGGAGATGCGATAAAGTATGGAGATATTGCATTTCATGTGTCGGGTTGTGATCGTTCAATTCTAACAGCAGAGCGTTTGGTACTCAACTGTATGCAACGAATGAGTGGAATTGCAACTGTTACCAACGAAATAGTGGAAAAGCTAAAAGGTACAAAATGTAAAGTACTAGATACTCGCAAGACAACTCCCAACTTTAGATTGCCTGAGAAGTGGGCTGTAAAAATTGGTGGTGGAGTGAATCATAGAACTGGACTTTACGACATGATTTTGATCAAAGACAACCATGTTGATTATGCTGGTGGGATAAAAGAAGCTTTAGATTCTGCTCAAAAATACTTGAAAGACACAGGAAGAGATTTGCCAATAGAAATAGAAGTAAGAAATCTTGACGAACTAAATAAAGTATTGGCAATAGGTGGAGTAGTTAGAATCATGCTAGACAATTTTGACTACGCCCTTACAAGAGAAGCTTTGGCCATTATTGATGGAAAATTTCCCGTTGAGTCATCAGGAGGTATCACGCCAGAAACAGTTCGTGCTTATGCGGAGTGCGGCGTTGATTACGTTTCTATGGGCTATTTAACACACTCAGTAAAGAGTTTGGATTTGAGCTTGAAAGCGATAAAGTAATCATAAAAGGTTATTT
This portion of the Spirosomataceae bacterium TFI 002 genome encodes:
- a CDS encoding nicotinate-nucleotide pyrophosphorylase [carboxylating]; the encoded protein is MFTRETAMKITQEAIDTFINAALKEDVGDGDHTSLSTIPANAEGKARLIVKDEGILAGVDLARHIFKAVDPELEMEVFMADGDAIKYGDIAFHVSGCDRSILTAERLVLNCMQRMSGIATVTNEIVEKLKGTKCKVLDTRKTTPNFRLPEKWAVKIGGGVNHRTGLYDMILIKDNHVDYAGGIKEALDSAQKYLKDTGRDLPIEIEVRNLDELNKVLAIGGVVRIMLDNFDYALTREALAIIDGKFPVESSGGITPETVRAYAECGVDYVSMGYLTHSVKSLDLSLKAIK